The proteins below come from a single Dermacentor albipictus isolate Rhodes 1998 colony chromosome 7, USDA_Dalb.pri_finalv2, whole genome shotgun sequence genomic window:
- the LOC135917462 gene encoding uncharacterized protein translates to MKWFSGNMLQAIAEAHSRRVLLLVFVEGDDMASHNMHSTFEDAEVNKLIDVMGCVPIRLQANSSACRQFNLVYPVTAIPSAFFISSRGNLEASVVGFTDPVSLSDRLVALMASCTLRKVDSDMRNASDASLSLDRMTRANRHSSSARLPVSVLAAEGARALSRQPPAEGVAKKRSKGGERRSKRKHKIQEANVQTSIVVLAEQSTQINMDDRRSYNSLLQKLRAMEEATLVSRTTVTTAEVHGDLAGDLGSLMGDSNEKKDLGITPEELSGYLLAGTAGAATGGESVDVEMRGKPAASNDDKREMADAAECAENCSNEHVRPGSHKNYPKGNDEINATTPPQPPPLPPPPPAAEAVRVTEVEHPTSAAVSDVPLVGPNDIDSVSCDAADGSSLLIKFAVLAHEFADKVLGSTQCEHSDTKSLETSAAETTKASANVRRFAESSQKQKSKKEQQVTKSKAPPPAKNVEIYAKEERHSQYAGTFKRSCRLECLQGSVGDAAKAIAALQEAAFGQEGDKDTWTKKRGASSGARSQKQPRNSESQQSSTLDRQAKHSSEIAFLRAKQSSEKRKMHREYPAKHHAGYSKTVTTTLQKATVKAAAVFVSSTRVQDTGVSQIAQKIKLFETAAVKAQDATVTLDEKRMRRAEMRTEEAKRPNSASPPKPQVDDNPARSPENGSPPKHVQMPPPPPPPPPILEHMSVMRARPGIETITEEEPGAVDSCLTSPQPTPSPPRSPLPPSQDARTQPEVQKVAEDKSYKSSMNEPGYEAAAPPLPLSQAPSPQQQQTTQTTVAQNRNPPQSRKSARRPSSPTKSKEFLTASNSQLEEALVFGPTHRTSDDSAAVTTKRAPPSHLRPREQRAMAARSPLYERLVNSDGDDETVDEELTVRRTPSAAAFRGEADWMDEMARTASRRTLLYRAGVFEESLNNLCRTLNDVEVPTVSLSVSAQSRTNIAKAPPVASPSKQRFQINDKKADGADEGKASGVQAIAGAKATHRVSLSGTNFRNRARSRATSSSRLGGNVGCRSPNADASRASGVGNARKTASFTPTAVRGGAGGGADDANIVLNLPNGSSVQKLFPASAYLDEVRWYTEELLASTLPSCFPFTMVRTRPLREFSREEYRKTLEQLRLAPSATLLVLPRSAAQGESGLLPSGMMGEPMWVALFRLVFGMFVATPLSLVWNLLNCPTDPAAVAAREAFLSGTLGSSTLSTLPPGGVATPARSASSGGLCRRRPSSHTDNFDIF, encoded by the exons ATGAAGTGGTTCAGCGGCAACATGCTCCAGGCAATCGCCGAGGCCCACAGCCGACGCGTCCTGCTCCTGGTGTTCGTCGAGGGCGACGACATGGCCTCGCATAACATGCACTCCACCTTCGAGGACGCCGAGGTGAACAAGCTCATCGACGTCATGGGCTGCGTCCCCATACGGCTGCAGGCAAACAGCAGCGCCTGCCGCCAGTTCAATCTCGTCTACCCGGTGACCGCCATCCCGTCCGCGTTCTTCATCAGCTCGCGCGGCAACCTCGAGGCCTCCGTCGTGGGCTTCACCGACCCGGTGTCGCTCAGCGACCGACTCGTGGCGCTCATGGCCTCGTGCACCCTCAGGAAGGTCGATTCGGACATGCGCAACGCGAGCGACGCGAGCTTGTCCCTCGACCGCATGACGCGCGCGAACCGCCACTCCTCGTCGGCCCGCCTCCCCGTCTCGGTCTTGGCGGCCGAGGGCGCCAGGGCGCTCTCCAGACAACCGCCAGCCGAAGGCGTCGCCAAGAAACGCAGCAAGGGCGGGGAGCGGCGATCCAAGAGGAAACACAAGATACAAGAGGCCAATGTGCAGACCAGCATCGTGGTGCTCGCCGAACAGTCCACGCAGATCAACATGGACGACAGGCGGTCGTACAACAGCCTGCTCCAGAAACTCAGAGCGATGGAAGAGGCCACGTTAGTCTCGCGCACCACAGTCACCACGGCTGAAGTCCACGGCGACCTGGCCGGAGATCTGGGGTCGCTGATGGGAGACAGCAACGAAAAGAAAGACCTGGGAATAACGCCGGAAGAACTCAGCGGGTATCTGCTCGCCGGAACCGCGGGGGCAGCGACGGGTGGCGAGTCCGTCGACGTTGAGATGAGAGGGAAGCCTGCCGCTTCGAACGACGACAAAAGGGAGATGGCCGATGCCGCCGAGTGCGCTGAAAACTGTTCGAACGAGCACGTACGCCCGGGATCACACAAAAATTATCCCAAGGGCAATGACGAGATTAATGCAACCACGCCACCGCAGCCGCCGCCTCttccaccaccgccgccagcgGCAGAAGCCGTGCGCGTGACTGAGGTAGAGCACCCGACCAGCGCCGCCGTCAGTGATGTGCCGCTGGTAGGGCCGAACGACATAGATTCGGTGTCGTGCGACGCCGCGGATGGCTCGTCGTTGCTAATTAAATTCGCCGTTCTCGCGCACGAGTTTGCCGACAAGGTCTTGGGTAGCACGCAGTGCGAGCACTCCGACACCAAGTCTTTGGAAACGTCGGCCGCCGAGACAACCAAGGCATCCGCGAACGTGCGGAGATTCGCAGAGTCCTCGCAGAAGCAAAAGTCCAAGAAGGAACAGCAGGTCACCAAATCGAAGGCGCCGCCCCCGGCCAAGAATGTCGAGATTTACGCGAAGGAAGAGAGGCACAGCCAATATGCGGGCACGTTTAAGAGGTCGTGCCGGCTGGAGTGCCTCCAGGGAAGCGTGGGCGACGCTGCCAAAGCGATCGCGGCgttgcaagaggccgcgttcGGACAGGAGGGAGACAAGGACACCTGGACGAAAAAGCGAGGCGCTTCTTCAGGCGCGCGTTCCCAGAAGCAGCCGCGCAATTCAGAGTCGCAGCAGTCAAGCACTCTAGACCGGCAAGCTAAGCACAGCTCTGAAATTGCGTTTCTCAGAGCTAAGCAGAGCTCTGAGAAACGCAAGATGCACCGCGAATACCCAGCGAAGCACCATGCGGGATACTCGAAGACAGTCACGACGACGTTGCAGAAGGCGACCGTAAAGGCAGCTGCAGTGTTCGTTTCTTCGACTAGAGTGCAGGACACCGGCGTTAGTCAAATCGCCCAGAAGATCAAGCTCTTCGAAACGGCCGCTGTCAAAGCTCAGGATGCGACGGTCACCTTGGATGAGAAAAGGATGAGAAGAGCAGAGATGAGAACAGAAGAAGCGAAGAGGCCAAACAGCGCTTCGCCGCCGAAGCCGCAAGTCGACGACAACCCGGCGAGATCTCCCGAGAACGGGTCGCCGCCAAAGCACGTTCagatgccgccgccgccgccgccgccgccgccaattCTCGAACACATGTCCGTCATGCGTGCGCGACCGGGAATCGAAACCATCACGGAGGAAGAGCCCGGCGCCGTCGACTCTTGCCTTACGTCTCCGCAACCCACCCCGTCACCCCCGCGATCACCGCTACCTCCTTCTCAGGATGCTCGGACTCAGCCAGAAGTCCAGAAAGTCGCAGAAGACAAGTCCTACAAATCCTCCATGAACGAACCCGGGTACGAAGCGGCGGCTCCGCCGCTTCCGCTGTCACAGGCTCCgtcaccgcagcagcagcagacgacgcaaaCCACTGTGGCTCAGAATCGCAATCCTCCCCAGTCGCGGAAGAGCGCGCGGAGGCCCTCGAGTCCCACAAAAAGCAAGGAGTTCCTCACGGCCAGCAACTCCCAGCTGGAAGAGGCGCTCGTCTTCGGTCCCACGCACCGCACCAGCGATGACAGCGCTGCCGTGACGACGAAGAGGGCGCCGCCGTCGCATTTGCGACCGAGAGAACAGAGGGCGATGGCGGCCAGGAGCCCGCTCTACGAGCGCCTCGTGAATagcgacggtgacgacgagacCGTGGACGAGGAACTGACGGTTCGCAGGACTCCCTCGGCCGCCGCGTTCAGAGGCGAGGCTGACTGGATGGACGAGATGGCTCGCACGGCGTCCAGGCGCACCCTTCTTTACCGGGCGGGGGTTTTCGAGGAGTCGCTGAACAACCTGTGTCGCACGCTGAACGACGTGGAAGTTCCCACCGTGTCTCTTAGCGTCAGCGCTCAGTCGCGCACCAACATTGCCAAG GCGCCCCCTGTGGCATCGCCAAGCAAGCAGCGCTTCCAGATCAACGACAAGAAGGCAGACGGCGCCGACGAGGGAAAGGCGAGCGGCGTCCAGGCCATTGCGGGCGCCAAAGCCACGCACCGTGTCTCGCTGTCGGGTACAAACTTCCGCAACCGGGCCCGAAGCAGGGCGACGTCGTCGAGCCGCCTGGGAGGCAACGTCGGCTGTCGATCCCCGAACGCCGACGCGTCGCGGGCCTCCGGAGTCGGCAACGCTCGCAAGACGGCGAGCTTCACGCCCACGGCAGTTCGCGGCGGCGCCGGTGGCGGCGCTGACGATGCGAACATCGTTCTCAACCTGCCGAACGGCAGCTCGGTGCAAAAGTTGTTTCCGGCGTCCGCGTACCTGGACGAGGTGCGCTGGTACACCGAGGAACTGCTGGCCAGTACCCTTCCCTCCTGCTTCCCGTTCACCATGGTGCGCACCAGGCCGCTGCGAGAGTTCTCGCGCGAGGAGTACCGCAAGACGCTCGAGCAGCTGCGCCTGGCGCCGTCGGCGACGCTCCTTGTGTTGCCCAG ATCTGCGGCGCAGGGTGAGAGCGGTCTGCTCCCTAGCGGGATGATGGGCGAGCCGATGTGGGTGGCCCTCTTCCGGCTGGTGTTCGGCATGTTCGTGGCCACTCCGCTGTCGCTCGTCTGGAACCTGCTGAACTGCCCGACCGACCCGGCTGCTGTGGCGGCGCGCGAAGCCTTTCTGTCGGGCACTCTGGGCAGCTCGACGCTATCGACGCTGCCGCCAGGTGGCGTCGCGACGCCCGCGCGCAGCGCCAGCAGCGGCGGACTGTGTCGTCGCAGGCCTTCAAGCCACACCGACAACTTTGACATCTTCTGA
- the LOC135917449 gene encoding uncharacterized protein, with translation MRAARVPETACLLVIVLLAAVFFLVAECHGTESSSSVSSDGTLQPWHSNASSPDGRTFTNSQVLAFNVSNFVAVMFIKALLVALGLATGFSGFGLYTARRTDPPEFALQYRPGPPSQAVHEPQDHGHVRWATTYLTSLNTGDYRCLKRIACEQPERARFYASLKDTIVAALRMMPWMFPHNPNHDKITEEVRLAARMGTRYHQLCRIKFPCRSLPSQR, from the exons ATGCGGGCCGCACGTGTGCCCGAGACGGCCTGCCTCCTGGTCATCGTCCTCCTGGCCGCTGTGTTCTTCCTCGTGGCAGAATGTCACGGCACCGAGAGTAGCAGCAGCGTGAGCTCCGACGGCACCTTGCAACCGTGGCACAGCAACGCCTCGTCGCCAGACGGCCGCACGTTCACTAACTCCCAG GTGCTGGCCTTCAACGTGTCCAACTTCGTCGCCGTCATGTTCATCAAGGCGCTGCTCGTGGCACTGGGTCTCGCCACGGGATTCAGCGGATTCGGCCTCTACACGGCCAGGCGCACCGACCCGCCCGAGTTCGCGCTGCAGTACCGGCCCGGGCCGCCGTCGCAAGCGGTGCACGAGCCTCAGGATCACGGACACGTGCG GTGGGCGACCACATACCTGACTTCCCTGAACACAGGCGACTACCGGTGCCTCAAGAGGATTGCATGTGAACAGCCTGAAAGGGCCCGTTTCTATGCCAGTCTAAAGGACACGATCGTGGCCGCACTCAGGATGATGCCATG GATGTTCCCTCACAACCCCAACCACGACAAAATCACAGAGGAAGTGAGGCTGGCTGCACGCATGGGAACAAGGTACCATCAACTCTGCCGCATCAAGTTCCCGTGCAGAAGCCTCCCATCACAAAGATGA